In Halorussus halophilus, the DNA window TGCAGGCGACCTGTGCCGTGTGGGCGTGGAAGACCGGCGTGTACCCCGAGGTGATGACCGAGGGGTGTTGCATCACGACGATTTGGGCTTGGAACGTCTCTGCGACGCTCGGCGGGTCGTCGGCCGGCCCACACACGTCACCGCGGTGGATGTCGTCCTTGCCGACGCCGCGGACGTTGAACCCGACGTTGTCGCCCGGTCCCGCTTCGGGGACTTCCTCGTGGTGCATCTCGATGGTCTTCACTTCGCCAGCCACGTCCGAGGGCTGGAACGACACCTTGTCGCCCGTGTTCAGCATGCCAGTCTCGACGCGTCCGACCGGCACCGTCCCGATGCCGGAAATCGTGTACACGTCCTGAATCGGCAACCGGAGCGGTGCGTCGGTCGGCGGCTCCGGTGCCGCGAGGCTGTTCAGCGACTCCAAGACGACTTCGCCGTCGTACCACGGCGTCTCGTCGCTATGGTCTACGATGTTGACGCCCGTCAGCGCGGAAATCGGGATGAAACTCGCGTCTTCGGTGTCGAACCGGACCTGATTCAGCAGGTCCTTCACTTCTTCGACGACCTCTCTGTAGCGATTCTCGTCGTAGTCTACGGCGTCCATCTTGTTGACGGCGACGATGAGTTCGTTGATGCCCAGCGTTCGCGCGAGGAAGACGTGTTCCTGCGTCTGCGGTTGCACGCCGTCGTCCGCCGCGACGACCAGCACCGCGTTGTCGGCCTGACTCGCGCCGGTAATCATGTTCTTCACGAAGTCGCGGTGGCCAGGCGTGTCCACGATGGTGAAGTAGTACTCGTCGGTGTCGAACTCCTGATGGGCAATGTCGATGGTGACGCCGCGCTCTCGCTCTTCGGCGAGGTTGTCCATCACGTAGGCGAACTCGAACCCGCCTTTCCCCTTCTCCTCGGCTTCTTCTTT includes these proteins:
- the tuf gene encoding translation elongation factor EF-1 subunit alpha, whose product is MTDKPHQNLAIIGHVDHGKSTLVGRLLYETGSVPEHVIEQYKEEAEEKGKGGFEFAYVMDNLAEERERGVTIDIAHQEFDTDEYYFTIVDTPGHRDFVKNMITGASQADNAVLVVAADDGVQPQTQEHVFLARTLGINELIVAVNKMDAVDYDENRYREVVEEVKDLLNQVRFDTEDASFIPISALTGVNIVDHSDETPWYDGEVVLESLNSLAAPEPPTDAPLRLPIQDVYTISGIGTVPVGRVETGMLNTGDKVSFQPSDVAGEVKTIEMHHEEVPEAGPGDNVGFNVRGVGKDDIHRGDVCGPADDPPSVAETFQAQIVVMQHPSVITSGYTPVFHAHTAQVACTIESLDQKIDAATGEVKEENPDFIESGDAAVVTVRPQKPLSIEPSSEIPELGSFAVRDMGQTIAAGRVLEVHER